The Nitrospirota bacterium DNA window GGTGTTAAAGAGATAGGAGCAAAGCATGCCTTCCCTGATCAGCGTCTTGGACTGCGTGGCAACGCCCTCGTCGTCAAGAGGCTTGCTGCCCAGTCTGCCGGGCAGAAGGCCGCTGTCCGTGATCGAGATCTTTGGACTGATTATCTGCGTATTCAGTCTGCCTGCAAGGAGTGACTTGCCTTTTTGAACAGCGTCCGAGGAAAGTGACGACGCAAAAACGCCAAGAAAATCATTGGCAACAGCATGATCCAGAATAACCGTGGTCTTTCCGCCCTGTATCTTCCGCGATCCGAGCAGGCGGAGAGCTGATGTTGCTGCTGCCCGGCCGACGTCTTCGAAAGAGATGTCCTTCAGAAAACGGGAGCCCGTATAGTCCCACCCTGTCTGACTCTCCTTGCCGGCTTCTGCTATCGCAGTGACCTGTGCTGAACATGAGGTTGACTGGTATCGGGCCTTTACCCCAAGGGAGTTTGCGATGACCGTCTCTGCCACAGTAAAGGATGCCGACGGCTTTCTGATCCTTTTGATCCTGCTGTCAGTATCGTACGCAGCACGTTCGATCCGCATTGCCAGGGTGATCGCATCATCTTCTTTCAGGTCGCGGATGGCATCATCATAAGTATCGACCGCACCTGGCGACGATGGAGAGGGAAGGCAATGAAAACGGTCCTCGTCCACAGATCTGCAGGCGTCCATGGCGCGTGCAATGACCTCGTCAGATTCGCAGAGATCCGTGGCGTAGGAGAAACCGAGGCAATTGTTCCTGATGACCCTCACGGAATAGCCGGAACTGAACGAGGAAGAAAGAGATTCGACAGCCTGGTTTTTTACTTCAACGGCAATGTTCCGGTAGGACTTATAGAATACCTCTGCCTGGTCAGCCCCCGATTTGAGAGCTTTGCCAAGCATATCCGCGGCAAAGCCGGGATCAGGACTCATAATACGTGGCTGAGGCTGTGTCCGACTCCCAGACCGAAACCGCAGAGACCCTGACACGTTCATCCGTGATCTTCTTCTTCATGCTGTCAAAGATCCATTTCGCCATGTTCTCTGACGAGGGGTTCTTCTCGGTAAAGGGGAAAATGTCGTTCAGATATGCATGGTCAAGGGGTGCTATCACCTCTTTGGCCATTCTCTTGAGGTCATGAAAATCTATGGCAAGATCGATCTCATTCAGGGTCTCGGCCATGACACTGACCTGTACCTTCCAGTTATGGCCGTGCATGTTCTCGCATTTGCCTTTATATTCCCT harbors:
- a CDS encoding TldD/PmbA family protein, with amino-acid sequence MSPDPGFAADMLGKALKSGADQAEVFYKSYRNIAVEVKNQAVESLSSSFSSGYSVRVIRNNCLGFSYATDLCESDEVIARAMDACRSVDEDRFHCLPSPSSPGAVDTYDDAIRDLKEDDAITLAMRIERAAYDTDSRIKRIRKPSASFTVAETVIANSLGVKARYQSTSCSAQVTAIAEAGKESQTGWDYTGSRFLKDISFEDVGRAAATSALRLLGSRKIQGGKTTVILDHAVANDFLGVFASSLSSDAVQKGKSLLAGRLNTQIISPKISITDSGLLPGRLGSKPLDDEGVATQSKTLIREGMLCSYLFNTYTARKGNAVSTGNALRGGHASLPSVGITNLYLEPASPADCIPVQDLFKAVGRGLYVVDAMGIHMVNPISGDFSIGVSGLWIEQGEVAFPVKEALISGNLLDFFRKVSAVGDDMKFYGSLGSPSLIIPDIDVSA
- the queD gene encoding 6-carboxytetrahydropterin synthase QueD, whose protein sequence is MFELSVEVSFSAAHQLREYKGKCENMHGHNWKVQVSVMAETLNEIDLAIDFHDLKRMAKEVIAPLDHAYLNDIFPFTEKNPSSENMAKWIFDSMKKKITDERVRVSAVSVWESDTASATYYES